The Staphylococcus durrellii genome includes the window TGAATGATTTGCGTGATTATTTTTACTCATAAAAAATCGACTCCTTAATTTAATTTAAGAAGTCGCTCACCCGAATATATATCTTGAAGAATAAACTAATATCGTTTAATATCTAGATATACAAATTAAGAACAAAAACATCAACTGTTTTTCTTTAAGGTAAGTCGCATTCACAAACTTTGGTAGGGGCGTGAGCGACTTCTTTTTATTTGTTTATTAATATAACACTATCAAAAGGCTTGGTCTAATCAGATCAAGTCTTTTTTAGTACCAAAACTTATTACATAATCAAAATTACATTTCTTTAGTTAATTTATATTGCTTATAAGCGTAATAAACTATTAATGATTGTACTACCACTTGTGCAAATGATAATCCTATACGAATACTTTTCTTAGTTTTCTCACTCATTTTCTTCAACTCCTTTCGCTGCTTTATTCCAATTGCTTTATTGACGTTGAGCCTCGGAACCCTTAACAATCCCAAAACTTGTCGAATGGTCGGCTTAATAGCTCACGCTATGCCGACATTCGTCTTCAAGTTTAGTTAAGGGTTCTTCTCAACGCTCAATAAATTTTCTCGGCATAAATGCGCGTTCTACTTTTTGTTTGCTGAAGGCTTCCAAAACAAAACAACAGCCATAAAAATTAAGAAATAAATAATAAACCAAAAATCTAAATGACTTTGGTTTATTTGCTGATATATAAAAATAAACATCAAAACAGACATAATTAATTGCACAGAAAAACGTAACCACATAAAAAATATATCCTCCTTTTTAGCAAACTTTATCACATTACTTTTTAATCGTGAAACCTTGCTCTAATCCATTCATACAAGCCAATAAATAGTCCTATAGCAAATATATAAGGTAAACCATAAGCAATATACCAAACAAATGTCATAAAGCCCTCAGACGCTCTTATTTTGCTCGCTATGGCTTTCTGTAATACATCTACATGCAAGAAACTCATAAAATCACTGCCTATGGTCATAATTAAAGCAAATAACATAAAGACTAATAACATAGCCCCAATACCTGTAAATAATTGCTTTTGTCTTTTTTTATAGTGTTCATGTGACGCTCTTACTTCTTGCAACATACGGTCATTTTCTTCTCGTACTCTGTAAATATCTCTGCCTAATATATCTTTTAATTCTTCTGTATCAACCTGTTTTAATTTTTCTTGAAGTACATCTACAAAATCATTACGAATCTTTAAGCTTTTATCTCGAAATTCCTTCGTTGCCTCTTTCAATTCGGACGTTGTTTCCTTGTGTTCTTTCTCTCTGATTTTCTGATTCTCTTGTATCTCTGCTAGATATTTTACGATTAGCTTGTTTTGTCTCTTGAGCTCGTTCAACTCTTCGTTGTTTAAGTTGCTCTGTGTGTTGCTC containing:
- a CDS encoding DUF334 domain-containing protein yields the protein MKEATKEFRDKSLKIRNDFVDVLQEKLKQVDTEELKDILGRDIYRVREENDRMLQEVRASHEHYKKRQKQLFTGIGAMLLVFMLFALIMTIGSDFMSFLHVDVLQKAIASKIRASEGFMTFVWYIAYGLPYIFAIGLFIGLYEWIRARFHD